One Anas platyrhynchos isolate ZD024472 breed Pekin duck chromosome 10, IASCAAS_PekinDuck_T2T, whole genome shotgun sequence genomic window carries:
- the LOC140003352 gene encoding cysteine protease ATG4A-like, with translation MLRCGQMMLAQALICRHLGRDWQWEKHKKQPEEYHRILRCFLDRKACCYSIHQMAQVGVGEGKSIGEWFGPNTVAQVLKKLALFDEWNSLAVYVSMGNTVVIEDIKKTCWSPPQSSSASHSSAHLHRSALGRSKKAGGLCTGWKALLLIIPLRLGINHINPVYIDAFKECFKMPQSLGALGGKPKNAYYFIGFLGNELIYLDPHTTQSFVDSEENGTVDDESFQCQEAPHRMKIMNLD, from the exons atgctgcgatgcgggcagatgatgctggcccaagcactgatctgcagacacttagggagag attggcaatgggaaaaacacaaaaaacaaccagaagaatatcacagaatcctacgatgctttctcgacaggaaggcttgctgttattcaatccaccagatgg cacaggtgggtgttggagaggggaagtcaattggagaatggtttggaccaaatacagttgctcaagtactaaa gaagcttgctttatttgatgaatggaattcattagcagtttatgtatctatgggcaatacggtggtcattgaagacatca aaaaaacgtgctggtcccctcctcagagcagcagcgcgtcccacagcagtgcacatttgcacagaagtgctcttggccgaagcaagaaggcaggaggactctgcacaggctggaaagccctcttgcttattatacctctacgactagggataaatcacataaatcccgtatatattgatgcatttaaa gaatgctttaagatgccacagtctttgggagcattaggagggaaaccaaagaatgcctattatttcataggatttttag gcaatgagctgatctatctggaccctcacaccactcaaagctttgtagattcagaagaaaatggcacggttgacgatgagagtttccagtgccaggaagccccacatagaatgaagatcatgaatttggac